The following coding sequences are from one Mustela lutreola isolate mMusLut2 chromosome 5, mMusLut2.pri, whole genome shotgun sequence window:
- the CXXC5 gene encoding CXXC-type zinc finger protein 5, with translation MSSLGSSPQDSGGSSSSSNTGGSSGPKAGGADKSAAVAAAAPASVEDAPPPERRNKSGIISEPLNKSLRRSRPLSHYSSFGGSGGSGGSMMGSEAAEKAAAAAAAASLLANGHDLAAAMAVDKSNPTSKHKSGAVASLLSKAERATELAAEGQLTLQQFAQSTEMLKRVVQEHLPLMSEAGAGLPDMEAVAGAEALNGQSDFPYLGAFPINPGLFIMTPAGVFLAESALHMAGLAEYPMQGELASAISSGKKKRKRCGMCAPCRRRINCEQCSSCRNRKTGHQICKFRKCEELKKKPSAALEKVMLPTGAAFRWFQ, from the coding sequence ATGTCGAGCCTTGGCAGTAGCCCCCAGGACAgtggtggcagcagcagcagcagcaacaccgGTGGCAGCAGTGGCCCCAAGGCAGGAGGGGCCGACAAGAGCGCAGCGGTGGCCGCAGCCGCGCCAGCCTCAGTGGAGGACGCGCCGCCCCCCGAGCGTCGGAACAAGAGCGGCATCATCAGCGAACCCCTCAACAAGAGCCTGCGCCGCTCCCGCCCTCTCTCCCACTACTCCTCCTTTGGGGGCAGTGGTGGCAGCGGCGGCAGCATGATGGGCAGCGAGGCCGCCGAGAAGGCTGCCGCCGCTGCCGCGGCCGCCTCCCTGTTGGCCAACGGGCACGACCTGGCAGCGGCCATGGCCGTGGACAAAAGCAACCCTACCTCAAAGCACAAAAGTGGTGCTGTGGCCAGCCTGCTGAGCAAGGCAGAACGGGCCACGGAGCTGGCAGCCGAGGGACAGCTGACGCTGCAGCAGTTCGCACAGTCCACGGAGATGCTGAAGCGCGTGGTGCAGGAGCACCTTCCGCTGATGAGCGAGGCGGGTGCAGGCCTGCCCGACATGGAGGCCGTGGCAGGTGCTGAGGCCCTCAACGGCCAGTCCGACTTCCCCTACCTGGGCGCCTTCCCCATCAACCCGGGCCTCTTCATCATGACCCCGGCCGGCGTGTTCCTGGCCGAGAGCGCGCTGCACATGGCCGGCCTGGCCGAGTACCCCATGCAGGGAGAGCTGGCCTCAGCCATCAGCTCGGGCAAAAAGAAGCGGAAACGCTGCGGCATGTGCGCGCCCTGCCGGCGACGCATCAACTGCGAGCAGTGCAGCAGTTGTAGGAACCGAAAGACTGGCCATCAGATTTGCAAATTCAGAAAATGTGAGGAACTCAAAAAGAAGCCTTCCGCTGCTCTGGAG